A stretch of the Rhizomicrobium sp. genome encodes the following:
- a CDS encoding beta-phosphoglucomutase family hydrolase, with amino-acid sequence MHFDGAIFDMDGVITHTASVHFHAWKETFDAFLASDRADAFTRADYLAHVDGRPRYMGVEAFLQSRNLHLPFGAPNDPAGAATICGLGNRKNVLFNEIVEENGVVVFDSTLALIGELRRGGIKVAVATSSKNGERILKKAGLTDLFDGHVDGADAEARGLKGKPEPDLFRAASDAIGVAPRRTLVVEDAQAGVEAGVRGGFGLVLGVARENNEAALHRAGADIVVTDLAEISLAQIDRLFHERDMKRARTCGTVRA; translated from the coding sequence ATGCATTTCGATGGCGCGATTTTCGACATGGACGGCGTCATCACCCACACGGCATCCGTTCATTTTCACGCCTGGAAGGAAACGTTCGACGCATTCCTCGCCAGCGATCGCGCCGACGCGTTCACCCGGGCGGACTATCTCGCCCATGTCGATGGGCGCCCGCGATACATGGGCGTCGAAGCCTTTCTGCAGTCGAGAAACCTGCACTTGCCGTTCGGCGCGCCGAATGATCCGGCCGGCGCCGCCACGATCTGCGGGCTTGGAAACCGCAAGAACGTCCTGTTCAACGAGATCGTCGAGGAGAACGGTGTGGTCGTCTTCGACTCGACCCTGGCCCTGATCGGCGAATTGCGCCGCGGCGGAATCAAGGTCGCCGTCGCGACGTCGAGCAAGAACGGCGAGCGCATCCTGAAGAAGGCGGGCCTGACCGACCTCTTCGACGGCCATGTGGACGGCGCGGACGCCGAGGCTCGCGGCTTGAAGGGCAAGCCCGAGCCCGACCTTTTCCGCGCGGCGAGCGATGCGATCGGCGTCGCGCCGCGGCGCACCCTGGTGGTCGAGGATGCCCAGGCGGGCGTCGAAGCGGGCGTGCGCGGCGGGTTCGGGCTTGTCCTGGGCGTGGCGCGCGAGAACAACGAGGCCGCGCTGCACCGCGCCGGGGCCGATATCGTCGTGACCGACCTCGCCGAGATCTCGCTGGCGCAAATCGATCGGCTGTTTCACGAACGGGACATGAAGCGCGCGCGGACCTGCGGTACGGTGCGCGCATGA
- a CDS encoding glycosyl hydrolase family 65 protein yields the protein MSDTWKVQTDRFANDGESIMRNGNIYQLANGYMGYRGTLDEFGPDEMVAVTLAGLYDQVGDAWREPVNAPNGGFTRIAVDGAGISARTTPIRSHRQSIDLRKAVFERETVFDLSGALITIRSVRFLSADDPHLGVVRYSVTCDRAAGLRIETGIDGGIWDLNGPHLPELRAEIQDGVLLMSGLASETARKVVVAELCDFDFGVQEHLQDRGKNLRIVELRAAAGRTYTFDKYFAVYTGNDRVAMPIESAAVAAVKDARSLGYARCQERHGARWSDKWAASDVTIEGDDEAQLALRYSIFQLLLAAPVEGSGNSIPARALSGQAYKGAVFWDTETFMLPFFLHTCPAKAAELLRYRIRTLDGARRKARTEGAGYRGAFYAWESQETGDDACSYFNIGDPLTKRELRTHFRDKQIHISGDVAIAMWEYFRLTGDDTLLLEGGAEVILECARFYYSYAYFKRDKNRYEILDVIGPDEYHERVNNNAFTNRVAKATFEIAGATIAHLRAQHPARLEALVGKIGIAQELALLAEAGRLLYVPEPDPKSGLIEQFEGYFNLKDVAIAELEARRIHPDEYLGAGQGLAVPTKVIKQADVVMLLALFKSGYSPDVMRANWRYYEPRTEHGSSLSASAYALVAAEFGDLENAYRYFMKTATIDLEARYKVFAGTVFMSGSHPAANGGAWMACLFGFAGLAADEKQVSIAPRLYETWRSLSFQLTHRGGRYAVWVSPEHVTVAAAATNRQAGSFAVWGRVIECRPGESCSWEARSSSGVAASGRHLRA from the coding sequence ATGAGCGATACTTGGAAGGTCCAGACCGACCGGTTCGCGAATGATGGCGAGTCCATCATGCGGAACGGAAACATCTACCAGCTCGCGAACGGCTATATGGGCTATCGCGGGACGCTCGACGAATTCGGCCCGGACGAGATGGTCGCGGTCACCTTGGCGGGCCTGTACGACCAGGTCGGCGATGCCTGGCGCGAGCCGGTCAACGCGCCGAACGGCGGCTTCACGCGGATCGCGGTCGACGGCGCCGGGATTTCCGCACGCACGACGCCGATCCGGAGCCATCGGCAAAGCATCGACTTGCGCAAGGCCGTCTTCGAACGCGAGACCGTGTTCGATCTGTCCGGCGCCCTCATCACGATCCGCTCGGTGCGCTTTCTGAGCGCCGACGACCCGCATCTGGGCGTCGTCCGCTACAGCGTCACCTGCGACCGCGCGGCCGGCCTCCGGATCGAGACGGGGATCGACGGCGGGATATGGGACTTGAACGGGCCGCATTTGCCCGAGCTGCGCGCCGAGATCCAGGACGGCGTCCTGCTGATGAGCGGCCTCGCGAGCGAAACGGCGCGGAAGGTCGTCGTTGCCGAGCTCTGCGACTTCGACTTCGGCGTCCAGGAGCATCTGCAAGACCGAGGCAAAAATCTTCGGATCGTCGAGCTGCGGGCCGCGGCGGGCAGGACCTACACCTTCGACAAGTATTTCGCGGTCTATACGGGCAACGACCGGGTCGCGATGCCGATCGAGTCGGCGGCCGTCGCCGCGGTCAAGGATGCGCGCAGCCTGGGCTACGCGCGGTGCCAGGAGCGCCATGGCGCGCGCTGGTCGGACAAATGGGCCGCCAGCGACGTGACGATCGAGGGCGACGACGAGGCGCAGCTCGCCCTGCGCTACAGCATCTTCCAGCTCCTGCTCGCCGCACCGGTCGAGGGCAGCGGCAATTCCATTCCGGCCCGAGCGCTGTCGGGCCAGGCCTACAAGGGCGCGGTGTTCTGGGACACCGAGACCTTCATGCTGCCGTTCTTCCTGCACACCTGTCCGGCAAAGGCCGCCGAGCTCCTGCGCTACCGGATCCGCACGCTCGACGGCGCGCGCCGCAAGGCGCGGACGGAAGGCGCCGGATACCGGGGCGCGTTCTATGCCTGGGAAAGCCAGGAAACCGGCGACGACGCCTGCAGCTATTTCAACATCGGCGATCCTTTGACCAAGCGCGAGCTGCGCACCCATTTCCGCGACAAGCAGATTCATATCAGCGGCGATGTCGCGATCGCGATGTGGGAATATTTCCGGCTGACCGGCGACGACACGCTGTTGCTGGAGGGCGGGGCGGAAGTCATCCTGGAATGCGCGCGGTTCTATTATTCCTATGCCTACTTCAAGAGAGACAAGAACCGTTACGAAATCCTCGACGTCATCGGTCCCGACGAATACCACGAGCGGGTGAACAACAACGCGTTCACCAACCGCGTCGCCAAGGCGACGTTCGAGATCGCCGGCGCGACGATCGCCCATCTGCGCGCGCAGCACCCGGCCCGGCTCGAGGCGCTGGTCGGCAAGATCGGCATCGCGCAGGAGCTGGCGCTGCTCGCGGAGGCGGGACGGCTGCTCTACGTCCCCGAGCCCGATCCCAAATCCGGACTGATCGAGCAATTCGAGGGCTACTTCAACCTGAAGGACGTCGCGATCGCCGAGCTGGAGGCACGGCGCATCCACCCCGACGAATATCTCGGCGCCGGACAGGGCCTTGCGGTCCCGACCAAGGTGATCAAGCAGGCCGACGTCGTGATGCTGCTGGCGCTGTTCAAGAGCGGCTATTCGCCGGACGTGATGCGCGCGAACTGGAGATACTACGAGCCGCGCACCGAGCATGGCTCGAGCCTCAGTGCCTCGGCCTATGCGCTGGTGGCGGCCGAGTTCGGCGATCTCGAAAACGCCTACCGCTACTTCATGAAGACCGCGACCATCGATCTGGAAGCGCGGTACAAGGTGTTCGCGGGAACCGTGTTCATGAGCGGCTCGCACCCCGCCGCCAATGGCGGCGCCTGGATGGCCTGCCTTTTCGGCTTTGCCGGCCTCGCCGCGGACGAAAAGCAGGTGTCGATCGCGCCGCGCCTTTACGAGACCTGGCGCAGCCTGAGCTTCCAGCTCACGCATCGCGGCGGCCGCTATGCCGTGTGGGTGTCGCCGGAGCACGTGACCGTCGCGGCGGCCGCGACCAACCGGCAGGCGGGCAGCTTTGCCGTCTGGGGCCGCGTCATCGAATGCCGGCCCGGCGAAAGCTGTTCGTGGGAGGCGCGATCTTCGTCTGGCGTGGCGGCGTCCGGCAGACACCTTCGCGCTTAG
- a CDS encoding MFS transporter, with amino-acid sequence MRGKPTLPFWQLWNMSFGYVGIQFGFALQNANVSRIFETLGAKIDNIPILWIAAPISGLLIQPIIGHLSDKTWNGLGRRKPYFLAGALLSSLALIAMPNSPALWVAAGMLWLMDGAINVTMQPFRALIGDMLPDAQHTQGFAVQTFFIGVSSVVASLMPYLLANGLGVANTAAAGEIPPSVKWSFYIGGATFLFTVLWTILTVREYSPAEHEGFAASSRAATSPVRPEARSYYMQGGLLLAFGLILTWLIHVLDWYDGLYILSIGLAVYGALQIEAARRHAAGRTGGLVEIVADLRHMPKTLTQLALVTVLTWFALFAMFIYATPAVTRFHFGATDATSALYNDAANWVGVLMAVYNGVAAVVAFLLPVVARRIGRVSTHVACLVIGGAGLISMYLFTDPKLLLVSMTAIGIAWASLLTIPYAILSSAVPHHKMGVYMGMFNLFVVIPQILASAILGLLVRTLFHGQAIYAIVLGGAAMVLSGIAMAFVRDPAREPA; translated from the coding sequence ATGAGGGGCAAACCCACGCTTCCTTTCTGGCAGCTCTGGAACATGAGCTTCGGCTACGTCGGAATCCAATTCGGATTCGCGCTGCAGAACGCCAATGTCAGCCGCATCTTCGAGACGCTCGGCGCCAAGATCGACAATATCCCGATCCTGTGGATCGCCGCGCCGATATCCGGCCTGCTGATCCAGCCCATCATCGGCCATCTGAGCGACAAGACGTGGAACGGGCTCGGCCGGCGCAAGCCTTATTTCCTGGCGGGGGCGCTTCTGTCCTCGCTGGCGCTGATCGCAATGCCGAATTCGCCCGCGCTTTGGGTGGCGGCGGGCATGCTGTGGCTGATGGACGGCGCCATCAACGTGACGATGCAGCCCTTCCGCGCCCTCATCGGCGACATGCTGCCGGACGCGCAGCACACCCAGGGCTTCGCGGTCCAGACCTTCTTCATTGGTGTCAGTTCGGTGGTCGCGTCGCTGATGCCTTATCTTCTGGCCAACGGTCTCGGCGTCGCGAACACGGCGGCAGCGGGCGAGATTCCACCGTCTGTCAAATGGTCGTTCTATATCGGCGGTGCGACGTTCCTGTTCACGGTCCTATGGACGATCCTGACGGTCAGGGAATACTCGCCCGCGGAACATGAGGGCTTCGCCGCCAGCAGCCGTGCGGCCACATCGCCGGTGCGGCCCGAGGCGCGCTCTTATTATATGCAGGGCGGCCTGCTGCTCGCCTTCGGTCTCATCCTGACCTGGCTCATCCATGTCCTGGATTGGTATGACGGCCTGTACATCCTCTCGATCGGCCTTGCGGTCTACGGCGCGCTGCAGATCGAGGCCGCCCGGCGGCACGCCGCGGGCAGGACGGGCGGCCTGGTCGAGATCGTCGCCGACCTGCGCCACATGCCCAAGACGCTGACGCAGCTCGCGCTCGTCACGGTGCTGACCTGGTTCGCGCTGTTCGCGATGTTCATCTATGCGACGCCGGCCGTGACGCGCTTTCACTTCGGCGCCACCGACGCGACCTCGGCGCTCTACAACGACGCCGCCAATTGGGTCGGCGTGCTGATGGCCGTCTATAACGGCGTCGCCGCGGTCGTGGCGTTCCTGCTGCCCGTCGTCGCGCGCCGCATCGGGCGCGTGTCCACCCATGTCGCCTGCCTGGTCATCGGCGGCGCGGGCCTGATCTCGATGTATCTTTTCACCGACCCGAAGCTGCTGCTGGTCTCGATGACGGCCATCGGCATCGCCTGGGCGAGCCTGCTCACCATCCCCTACGCCATCCTGTCCAGCGCGGTGCCGCATCACAAGATGGGCGTGTACATGGGCATGTTCAATCTCTTCGTCGTCATCCCGCAGATCCTCGCCTCGGCCATCCTGGGCCTTCTGGTCCGCACGCTTTTCCACGGCCAGGCGATCTACGCCATCGTGCTGGGCGGCGCGGCGATGGTGCTGTCCGGGATCGCCATGGCGTTCGTGCGCGATCCTGCCCGGGAGCCCGCATGA
- a CDS encoding glycosyl hydrolase family 28-related protein, whose protein sequence is MNRRTFLTTTTAALLGAGTIRAATVPRRAPGADLPWTTYLAQDMRMTGEVLGPVYAPARVEMESSRQRCVKLAKAGDYVEFTVKASANAMIVRYCLPDSPDGAGIDSTLDVYRNDALVTRLPITSRFAWLYGKYPFGNAPSDGAPRRFYDEVRCKDLVLAEGDVVRLCKPDDAAPYCIVDLVDLEQVPPPLAEPPQALCVRDFGAKGDGETDDTEALRACVAAAAAQGKTAFVPAGNYKLTGDIDLRDGTALQGAGMWHTTFVGDEALYGNPDRRLRFKVMGSRCRLADFALIGKLKCRNDQERNDGVFGAHAKDCEISRLWIEHTKVGMWFYVCQSVIIRGCRLRNTLADGINLCVDVRDSVIENCTARNTGDDCFAIWPTVSDQGFMQERPGPGNNIVRRCTGELPSLANGGAIYGGHDNRIEDCLFRDISVGSGILLSTTFPTSDATADNNFSGTTAVENCRLERCGGFDHDWGWRGALEICVDARSIAGVRIGGLRITDSLSDAIRIRQSDFRPGRRSLSDTRIERVSVRGFGAGTRPSHGLAIGHDAQGSLTVSRSDIADIQNDTPGFQVVVLRGPAG, encoded by the coding sequence ATGAACCGCAGAACGTTCCTGACGACGACGACGGCGGCGCTGCTCGGCGCCGGCACCATCCGGGCCGCCACCGTCCCGCGGCGCGCACCTGGCGCCGACCTTCCCTGGACGACATATCTGGCGCAGGACATGCGCATGACGGGCGAGGTTCTCGGCCCGGTCTACGCGCCCGCCCGCGTCGAGATGGAATCGTCGCGCCAGCGATGCGTCAAGCTCGCCAAGGCCGGCGACTATGTCGAATTCACCGTCAAGGCTTCGGCCAATGCGATGATCGTGCGCTATTGCCTGCCGGATTCGCCCGACGGGGCCGGGATCGATTCGACGCTCGATGTCTACCGGAACGATGCGCTGGTGACGCGGCTGCCGATCACCTCGCGCTTCGCCTGGCTCTACGGCAAATATCCGTTCGGCAACGCGCCATCCGACGGCGCGCCGCGACGGTTCTACGACGAAGTCCGCTGCAAGGATCTGGTCCTCGCCGAAGGCGACGTCGTTCGCTTGTGCAAACCCGACGACGCCGCCCCCTATTGCATCGTCGACCTCGTCGATCTCGAGCAGGTCCCGCCGCCTTTGGCGGAGCCGCCGCAGGCGCTCTGCGTCCGGGATTTCGGCGCCAAGGGCGATGGCGAGACGGACGACACCGAGGCGTTGCGCGCCTGTGTGGCCGCGGCGGCGGCGCAGGGAAAAACGGCTTTCGTGCCTGCAGGCAACTACAAGCTGACCGGCGACATCGACCTTCGCGACGGCACTGCCCTGCAAGGCGCGGGGATGTGGCATACCACCTTCGTCGGCGACGAAGCGCTCTACGGCAATCCCGACCGGCGCCTGCGCTTCAAGGTCATGGGCAGCCGATGCCGCCTCGCCGACTTCGCGCTGATCGGCAAGCTCAAATGCCGCAACGACCAGGAGCGGAACGACGGCGTCTTCGGCGCGCATGCCAAGGACTGCGAGATCTCGCGTCTCTGGATCGAGCATACCAAAGTCGGCATGTGGTTTTATGTCTGCCAGAGCGTGATCATCCGGGGCTGCCGGCTGCGCAACACGCTGGCCGACGGGATCAATCTCTGCGTCGACGTGCGCGACTCGGTCATCGAGAACTGCACGGCACGCAACACCGGCGACGACTGCTTCGCCATCTGGCCGACGGTAAGCGATCAAGGCTTCATGCAGGAGAGGCCCGGCCCGGGGAACAACATCGTCCGCCGGTGCACGGGCGAGCTGCCGTCCCTCGCCAATGGCGGCGCGATCTATGGCGGGCACGACAACCGGATCGAGGATTGCTTGTTCCGCGACATCTCCGTCGGCAGCGGAATCCTGCTGAGTACGACCTTCCCGACATCGGACGCGACGGCCGACAACAATTTCAGCGGAACGACCGCCGTCGAGAATTGCAGGCTCGAGCGTTGCGGCGGCTTCGACCACGACTGGGGGTGGCGCGGCGCGCTGGAGATATGCGTCGATGCCAGGAGCATCGCCGGCGTCCGGATCGGCGGCTTGCGCATCACGGACAGCCTCTCCGATGCCATTCGCATCCGCCAGAGCGACTTCCGCCCCGGCCGGCGGTCGCTTTCCGACACAAGGATCGAGCGAGTATCCGTCCGTGGCTTCGGCGCCGGCACCCGGCCGAGCCATGGCTTGGCGATCGGACACGATGCGCAAGGCAGCTTGACGGTGTCCCGCTCGGACATCGCCGACATCCAGAACGACACCCCCGGATTTCAGGTCGTGGTGCTTCGCGGCCCGGCGGGATGA
- a CDS encoding dienelactone hydrolase family protein, with translation MDKPSEHSFEMPRRAFVTTLVAGFTLATGPVRADVIVTDANGLDAGTVDIPVSDGHIPAYRARPAGRPQAPVVLVAQEVFGIHEHIKDLCRRLAHTGYYAIAPSLYARQGDPGKYDLAHVGDLIKDIVVKVPDAEVMSDLDATVAFAQGEGADTARLAITGFCWGGRVVWLYAAHNHAVKAGAAWYGPLAGTDNELRPHTAIELAPQIKAPVLGLYAGHDENISAADIDAMRQALEASGNSASRIDVYADAQHGFNADYRQSYNAADAKEGWSRMLAWFKANGVG, from the coding sequence ATGGACAAGCCAAGCGAACACAGCTTCGAGATGCCCCGCCGGGCCTTCGTCACCACGCTGGTGGCGGGCTTCACCCTGGCGACCGGTCCGGTCCGCGCCGACGTCATCGTGACCGATGCGAACGGCCTCGATGCCGGCACCGTCGACATCCCGGTGTCCGACGGCCATATCCCCGCCTATCGCGCGCGTCCGGCGGGCCGGCCGCAGGCACCGGTCGTGCTGGTGGCGCAGGAGGTCTTCGGCATCCATGAGCACATCAAGGATCTCTGCCGCCGTCTTGCGCACACCGGCTATTATGCCATCGCGCCGTCGCTCTATGCGCGGCAGGGCGACCCGGGCAAGTACGACCTGGCGCATGTCGGCGACCTGATCAAGGACATCGTCGTCAAGGTCCCCGATGCCGAGGTGATGAGCGATCTCGATGCGACGGTCGCCTTCGCGCAAGGCGAAGGCGCCGACACCGCCAGGCTCGCGATCACCGGCTTCTGCTGGGGCGGCCGCGTGGTCTGGCTCTATGCCGCGCACAATCACGCGGTGAAGGCCGGGGCCGCGTGGTACGGCCCGCTGGCTGGCACCGACAACGAATTGCGGCCGCACACGGCGATCGAGCTGGCGCCGCAGATCAAGGCCCCCGTGCTGGGCCTCTATGCCGGACATGACGAGAACATATCGGCCGCCGATATCGACGCGATGCGCCAGGCGCTGGAGGCGTCGGGCAACAGCGCGTCGCGCATCGACGTCTATGCCGATGCGCAGCACGGCTTCAACGCCGACTATCGCCAGAGCTACAACGCAGCCGATGCGAAAGAAGGCTGGTCGCGCATGCTCGCCTGGTTCAAGGCGAACGGCGTGGGCTAG